In Opitutaceae bacterium TAV5, one genomic interval encodes:
- a CDS encoding isoleucyl-tRNA synthetase — protein sequence MAQDLKTTLQLPKTDFPMRANLPQREPGRIAHWEKLGLYAAILRKNAASDRTFILHDGPPFTNGDVHIGTALNKSLKDITLRYKTMRGFRTPYVPGWDCHGLPIEQKVTRELQAAGETVSTAELRARCDAFSESWIAKQTASFKRLGVLADWANEYKTKAPAYEAEVIRTFAAFVENGLVYRSKKPVYWSIPFETALAEAEIEYKDHVSPSIWVKFAVPADEAKKYNLPADKPLSVVIWTTTPWTIPANLAIAVHPEVEYVVADSGAERIIVAEALLPAVLAAAKLDEKAIASATASAAASRRKGAALEKLVARHPFIDRASPVVLADYVTTESGTGCVHTAPGHGSEDYLTGLKYGLDIYCPVGDDGRYLDDGQVPADLVGLTTLESVEDLEAKRTSPANIAVLKKLDAAGALLAKARYTHSYPHCWRSKTPIIFRAVDQWFVSLDKAGHRTKALAEIEKVQWIPAWGAARIRGAVESRPDWCISRQRSWGVPIIAFYDADKNAYLDAGVARAVADKISTRGTNYWYDAAPVDILEGVTLPAGWPEPAALTCGRDTLDVWIDSGSSHAASLRHGQGGTTWPADLYLEGSDQHRGWFQSSLWCAVIAQGGAPYRAVLTHGFIVGKDGKKISKSGQYEKPPTSDNYIAHYGADVIRLWVASQDFTQDITVSDLEKDLKDKGSILNIVAEAYRLFRNTLRYQLSTLHDFDAAHDAVPLAQMDTLDRWALHQAARLVADCTAAYDAYEYHRVIHLCSQFCSTTLSAVYHDIIKDRLYTLASASPLRRSTQTAIHGIFEVLVKILAPVLTFTADEAWTWGTSGKELADTAAGTIHLQDWPAPPAAWTSPEIEADIATLLRVRAQVTEAIEPYRQAGEIGKSLDAAVTLEAGADTPDYAVLEKHRDFLPELFIVSHVALRPAGAGASLGVTVVHCQTLGYVRCPRCWRWVPALQTTAHGDVCPRCAEAVHAVP from the coding sequence ACGCCCTACGTCCCCGGCTGGGACTGCCATGGCCTGCCCATCGAACAAAAAGTGACGCGCGAGCTCCAGGCCGCCGGCGAAACCGTCAGCACGGCGGAGCTGCGCGCCCGCTGCGATGCGTTTTCCGAAAGCTGGATCGCGAAACAGACCGCTTCCTTCAAGCGCCTCGGCGTGCTCGCCGACTGGGCCAACGAGTACAAGACCAAGGCTCCCGCCTATGAAGCGGAAGTCATCCGCACCTTCGCAGCCTTCGTCGAAAACGGCCTCGTTTACCGTTCCAAAAAACCCGTTTACTGGTCGATCCCCTTCGAAACCGCCCTCGCCGAGGCCGAGATCGAGTACAAGGACCACGTCTCGCCGTCGATCTGGGTGAAGTTTGCCGTCCCGGCCGACGAGGCAAAAAAGTACAACCTCCCGGCCGACAAGCCGCTTTCGGTGGTCATCTGGACCACCACGCCCTGGACGATCCCGGCCAACCTCGCCATCGCCGTGCACCCGGAGGTCGAGTACGTCGTCGCCGATTCCGGAGCGGAGCGGATCATCGTGGCCGAAGCGCTGCTGCCCGCCGTGCTTGCCGCCGCGAAGCTGGACGAAAAGGCGATCGCGTCCGCCACGGCTTCCGCCGCCGCCAGCCGTCGCAAGGGCGCCGCCCTCGAGAAGCTTGTCGCCCGCCATCCTTTCATCGACCGCGCCTCCCCCGTCGTCCTCGCTGACTACGTGACGACCGAGAGCGGCACCGGCTGCGTCCACACCGCGCCCGGCCACGGCAGCGAGGACTATCTCACCGGCCTCAAGTACGGCCTCGATATCTACTGCCCGGTCGGCGACGACGGCCGTTATCTCGATGATGGCCAGGTGCCCGCCGATCTCGTCGGCCTCACCACGCTCGAATCCGTCGAGGATCTCGAGGCGAAACGCACCTCGCCCGCCAACATCGCTGTCCTGAAAAAACTCGACGCCGCCGGCGCGCTCCTCGCGAAGGCCCGCTACACGCACAGCTACCCGCATTGCTGGCGCTCGAAGACGCCGATCATTTTCCGCGCCGTCGACCAGTGGTTCGTCTCGCTCGACAAGGCCGGACATCGTACAAAAGCCCTCGCCGAGATCGAAAAGGTGCAGTGGATCCCCGCCTGGGGCGCCGCCCGCATCCGCGGCGCCGTCGAGTCGCGCCCCGACTGGTGCATCAGCCGCCAGCGCTCGTGGGGCGTGCCGATCATCGCCTTTTACGACGCCGACAAAAATGCGTACCTCGACGCCGGCGTCGCCCGTGCCGTGGCCGACAAGATCTCCACCCGCGGCACCAACTACTGGTACGATGCCGCCCCGGTCGACATCCTCGAGGGCGTCACCCTTCCCGCCGGCTGGCCCGAGCCCGCCGCGCTCACCTGCGGACGTGACACGCTCGACGTGTGGATCGATTCCGGCTCCTCGCACGCCGCCTCGCTCCGCCACGGGCAGGGCGGCACCACCTGGCCCGCCGATCTTTACCTCGAAGGCTCCGACCAGCACCGCGGCTGGTTCCAGTCCTCGCTCTGGTGCGCCGTCATCGCGCAGGGTGGCGCGCCCTACCGCGCCGTGCTCACGCACGGCTTCATCGTCGGCAAGGACGGCAAAAAAATTTCCAAGTCCGGCCAGTACGAAAAACCCCCGACCTCGGACAACTACATCGCGCACTACGGCGCCGACGTCATCCGCCTCTGGGTCGCTTCGCAGGACTTTACGCAGGATATCACCGTCTCCGACCTCGAAAAGGACCTCAAGGACAAGGGCAGCATCCTCAACATCGTCGCGGAAGCCTACCGGCTCTTCCGCAACACGCTCCGTTACCAGCTCTCCACGCTTCACGATTTCGACGCGGCGCACGACGCCGTGCCGCTCGCGCAGATGGACACGCTCGACCGCTGGGCGCTGCACCAGGCCGCCCGTCTCGTCGCCGACTGCACCGCGGCGTACGACGCGTACGAATACCACCGCGTCATCCACCTGTGCAGCCAGTTCTGTTCGACGACGCTCTCCGCGGTTTACCACGACATCATCAAGGACCGCCTCTACACGCTCGCCTCCGCCTCCCCGCTGCGCCGGTCCACCCAGACCGCGATCCACGGCATTTTCGAGGTGCTCGTGAAAATCCTCGCCCCCGTCCTCACCTTCACCGCGGACGAAGCCTGGACGTGGGGCACATCGGGCAAGGAACTCGCCGACACCGCCGCCGGCACCATCCACCTCCAGGACTGGCCCGCGCCGCCCGCCGCCTGGACCAGCCCCGAAATCGAGGCCGACATCGCCACGCTCCTGCGCGTCCGCGCGCAAGTCACCGAGGCCATCGAGCCGTACCGCCAGGCCGGCGAGATCGGCAAATCCCTCGATGCGGCCGTCACGCTCGAAGCCGGCGCCGACACGCCCGACTACGCCGTGCTGGAAAAACACCGCGATTTTCTGCCCGAGCTCTTCATCGTGTCGCACGTCGCTCTTCGCCCGGCCGGCGCCGGCGCCTCGCTCGGCGTGACCGTTGTGCATTGCCAGACGCTCGGCTATGTGCGTTGTCCCCGCTGCTGGCGCTGGGTGCCCGCGCTCCAGACCACCGCGCACGGCGACGTGTGCCCGCGCTGTGCCGAGGCAGTGCATGCCGTGCCCTGA